From the genome of Thermoanaerobaculia bacterium, one region includes:
- a CDS encoding zinc metallopeptidase: protein MMFDPMYLLFLAPGLALSLWASFKTKSAFNKYSKVRVATGLTGAQAAQRMLTAAGISDVKIVPHQGTLSDHYNPITKTLALSEPVYGIASIAAVGVACHEAGHAIQHARAYKPLWLRSMLVPTANIGSSVGYLVMTFGLMLGSMQFFTIGVALFSMVILFQLVTLPVEFDASNRAKRLCVENGIVMAQEREGIDRVLNAAALTYVAAAISSLLTLLYFLFRSGLLGGRSRD from the coding sequence ATGATGTTCGACCCGATGTACCTGCTCTTCCTTGCCCCCGGTCTCGCGCTCTCCCTCTGGGCGAGCTTCAAGACCAAGTCGGCGTTCAACAAGTACTCCAAGGTGCGCGTCGCGACCGGTCTCACCGGCGCGCAGGCGGCGCAGCGCATGCTCACCGCCGCCGGGATCAGCGACGTCAAGATCGTTCCGCATCAGGGGACGCTGTCGGACCACTACAATCCGATCACCAAGACGCTGGCGCTCTCCGAGCCGGTGTATGGCATCGCCTCGATCGCCGCGGTCGGTGTCGCCTGTCACGAGGCGGGGCACGCCATTCAGCACGCCCGCGCCTACAAGCCCCTCTGGCTGCGCTCGATGCTGGTGCCGACGGCGAACATCGGCTCCTCGGTCGGCTACCTGGTGATGACCTTCGGCCTGATGCTCGGCTCGATGCAGTTCTTCACCATCGGCGTGGCGCTGTTCTCGATGGTCATCCTCTTCCAGCTCGTGACCCTGCCGGTCGAGTTCGATGCCTCGAACCGCGCCAAGAGGCTCTGCGTGGAGAACGGCATCGTGATGGCGCAGGAGCGCGAGGGCATCGACCGCGTGCTGAACGCCGCTGCCCTGACCTATGTCGCCGCGGCGATCTCGAGCCTGCTGACGCTGCTCTACTTCCTCTTCCGCTCCGGTCTGCTCGGCGGCCGCAGCCGGGACTGA
- a CDS encoding dipeptide epimerase, which yields MRIEAVEVWREYLPLTKPYTISRETIAAVELFFVRIHAQGLCGAGSASPAVEVTGESPESCRAALDSAAHRLVGEDALAVGRLARSLERELPAAPAARAACDMALWDLLGKHLGLAVVDLLGRVHEALPTSVTIGILPAEEAVSAARESVAQGFHALKVKLGRNVDEDTDRLRRIREAVGPGVALRTDPNAGYDARSLRRYLDGTRDLGLEFCEQPVARGGEAAFTGLDAATRARLAADESVHDLADAGRLLAEPRPYGIFNLKLMKCGGISPAQRIAHLAEATGTGLMWGCNDESRISIAAALHVALASPATRYLDLDGSFDLARDLAAGGFVLDEGMLRTAPGPGLGVTWEEKAGMGKAVVGVEAG from the coding sequence ATGAGAATCGAAGCTGTCGAGGTCTGGCGCGAGTATCTGCCGCTAACCAAGCCCTACACCATTTCGCGCGAGACCATTGCGGCGGTCGAGCTGTTCTTCGTCCGCATCCACGCGCAGGGACTCTGCGGCGCCGGCTCGGCCTCGCCGGCGGTCGAGGTGACGGGCGAGTCGCCGGAGAGCTGCCGTGCGGCGCTCGACAGCGCGGCGCATCGGCTCGTCGGCGAGGACGCGCTCGCGGTGGGCCGCCTCGCCCGCTCTCTCGAGCGCGAGCTCCCGGCCGCTCCGGCGGCGCGCGCCGCCTGCGACATGGCGCTCTGGGACCTCCTCGGAAAGCACCTGGGTCTCGCCGTGGTCGATCTCCTCGGCCGCGTCCACGAGGCACTGCCGACCTCGGTGACGATCGGCATCCTGCCGGCGGAGGAGGCGGTCTCGGCGGCGCGAGAGTCTGTCGCTCAGGGCTTCCACGCGCTCAAGGTGAAGCTGGGGAGGAATGTCGACGAGGACACCGACCGGCTGCGGCGGATCCGCGAAGCGGTCGGTCCGGGGGTCGCCTTGCGCACCGATCCGAACGCCGGCTATGACGCGCGCTCGCTGCGCCGCTACCTCGACGGTACGCGCGACCTCGGGCTCGAGTTCTGCGAGCAGCCGGTGGCGCGTGGCGGCGAGGCGGCGTTCACGGGCCTCGACGCCGCCACCCGGGCGCGGCTCGCCGCCGACGAGAGCGTGCACGATTTGGCCGATGCTGGGCGCCTCCTCGCCGAGCCGCGACCCTACGGCATCTTCAATCTGAAACTGATGAAGTGCGGCGGCATTTCGCCGGCGCAGCGCATCGCCCATCTCGCCGAGGCGACGGGGACCGGGCTGATGTGGGGTTGCAACGACGAGAGCCGGATCTCGATCGCGGCGGCGCTCCACGTGGCGCTCGCCTCGCCGGCGACGCGCTACCTCGATCTCGACGGCAGCTTCGACCTGGCGCGCGACCTCGCCGCCGGCGGTTTCGTGCTCGACGAGGGGATGCTGCGCACGGCTCCGGGCCCGGGGCTCGGGGTCACCTGGGAGGAGAAGGCCGGCATGGGCAAGGCGGTCGTCGGAGTGGAAGCGGGTTAG
- a CDS encoding magnesium transporter has product MTKVMELFHRPQEPLPPEADLPIRLTRKAPREAAKLLERYPEDVAARALALVNPALTVDILALLPETRRQRIAAADLSGRSEQWITDRNYPANTVGRQMDKPLAVFAPETTVREATARLRELAKRARLHLAFVTEGDGKLLGVFAFRSLLFAEPDAPVASLMNPELASLRPEMSLLEATKAIVAKHHPAYPVVDGAGKLIGMIRARTIFEQEAFEISAQAGKMVGVEAEERVSTSWLRSFRFRHPWLQLNLLTAFVAAGVVSVFQETLDQIVVLAVFLPVLAGQSGNTGCQALAVTLRGLALGEIDRLQAKSMFKEAWVGVLNGIFVGLVAGLGMYFFARSQGSASPFLLGLCVFLAMIMSCAASGVSGATIPLILKKLGADPATASSIFLTTMTDVVSMGAFLGLATLIAR; this is encoded by the coding sequence ATGACCAAGGTCATGGAGCTGTTCCATCGTCCGCAGGAGCCGCTGCCGCCCGAGGCGGACCTGCCGATCCGGCTGACACGCAAGGCGCCGCGCGAGGCGGCAAAGCTCCTCGAGCGCTACCCGGAAGACGTCGCGGCGCGGGCGCTCGCGCTGGTGAATCCGGCGCTCACGGTCGACATCCTCGCTCTCCTCCCCGAGACGCGCCGCCAACGCATCGCCGCCGCTGACCTCTCCGGCCGCAGCGAGCAGTGGATCACCGACCGCAACTACCCGGCGAATACCGTGGGCCGGCAGATGGACAAACCGCTGGCGGTCTTCGCCCCGGAGACGACCGTCCGCGAAGCGACCGCCCGGCTGCGCGAGCTCGCGAAGCGCGCCCGCCTGCATCTCGCCTTCGTGACCGAGGGCGACGGCAAGCTCCTCGGCGTCTTCGCCTTCCGCAGTCTCCTCTTCGCCGAGCCGGACGCGCCGGTCGCCTCGCTGATGAATCCCGAGCTCGCCTCCCTCCGGCCGGAGATGAGCCTGCTCGAGGCGACGAAGGCGATCGTCGCGAAGCACCACCCGGCCTATCCGGTGGTCGACGGCGCCGGCAAGCTCATCGGCATGATCCGCGCCCGGACGATCTTCGAGCAGGAGGCGTTCGAGATCTCGGCGCAGGCCGGAAAGATGGTCGGCGTCGAGGCCGAAGAGCGCGTCTCGACCTCCTGGCTGCGCAGCTTCCGCTTCCGCCATCCCTGGCTGCAGCTGAACCTCCTGACCGCCTTCGTCGCCGCCGGCGTGGTGAGCGTCTTCCAGGAGACGCTCGACCAGATCGTGGTGCTCGCGGTCTTCCTGCCGGTGCTCGCCGGCCAGTCGGGCAACACCGGCTGTCAGGCGTTGGCAGTGACTCTGCGCGGTCTCGCACTGGGCGAGATCGACCGCCTGCAGGCGAAGTCGATGTTCAAGGAGGCCTGGGTCGGGGTCCTGAACGGCATCTTCGTCGGCCTGGTCGCCGGCCTCGGCATGTACTTCTTCGCCAGGAGCCAGGGGAGCGCGTCGCCGTTCCTCCTGGGGCTCTGCGTCTTCCTCGCCATGATCATGAGCTGCGCCGCGAGCGGCGTCTCCGGCGCCACCATCCCGCTCATCTTGAAGAAGCTCGGCGCCGACCCCGCCACCGCCTCGAGCATCTTCCTCACCACCATGACCGACGTCGTCAGCATGGGCGCCTTCCTCGGCCTCGCCACCCTCATCGCCCGCTGA
- a CDS encoding amidohydrolase family protein encodes GDEQIFEHPEALAAVSQGITTFVGGQDGDSILPLGDLFSRLERAPAAVNIASYAGHGALRSRVLGDDFRRTATAAEIAAMRELLGAEMAAGALGLSTGLEYDPGIYSAPAEIVELAKVAAAFGGRYISHVRSEDRDFWAAIDEIVAIGREAGIPVQISHVKLAMRSLWGEAPRLLALLDEARRSGVDVTADIYPYLYWHAGLTVLFPARNFESLEAAEFALREVAPPEGLIVARYLPVPSYAGKTLSAIAQERGEAPARTLIELIRMAEALKAQGSEGVENIIATSMVEGDLEQLLAWPQTNLCTDGQLDGRHPRGYGSYPRVLGRYVRERKALTLEQAVRKATALAADHVGLPDRGRLVPGAYADLVLFDPATVADRATTDEPHAVATGIERVWVNGTAVFENGKTTGARPGRALRRTAAPAAGAAVRGAEP; translated from the coding sequence GGCGACGAGCAGATCTTCGAGCATCCGGAGGCGCTCGCCGCCGTCAGCCAGGGCATCACGACGTTCGTCGGCGGGCAGGACGGCGACTCGATCCTGCCGCTCGGCGATCTCTTCTCCCGGCTCGAGCGCGCGCCGGCGGCGGTGAACATCGCCTCCTATGCGGGGCACGGAGCGCTGCGCTCGCGCGTGCTCGGCGACGATTTCCGGCGGACCGCGACCGCGGCCGAGATCGCGGCGATGCGCGAGCTCCTCGGCGCCGAGATGGCGGCAGGTGCCCTGGGACTCTCGACCGGACTCGAGTACGACCCGGGGATCTATTCGGCGCCCGCCGAGATCGTCGAGCTCGCCAAGGTCGCGGCGGCCTTCGGCGGGCGCTACATCAGCCATGTGCGCAGTGAGGACCGCGACTTCTGGGCGGCGATCGACGAGATCGTGGCGATCGGCCGCGAGGCCGGGATCCCGGTGCAGATCTCGCACGTGAAGCTCGCCATGCGCTCGCTCTGGGGGGAGGCGCCGCGCCTCCTCGCGCTCCTCGACGAGGCGCGCCGGAGCGGTGTCGACGTGACCGCCGACATCTATCCCTATCTCTATTGGCACGCGGGGCTGACCGTGCTCTTTCCGGCGCGCAACTTCGAGAGTCTCGAGGCGGCCGAGTTCGCGCTGCGCGAGGTCGCCCCCCCGGAGGGCCTGATCGTGGCGCGCTACCTGCCGGTGCCCTCCTACGCCGGGAAGACCCTCTCGGCGATCGCCCAGGAGCGCGGCGAGGCGCCGGCGCGGACGCTCATCGAGCTCATCCGCATGGCCGAGGCGTTGAAGGCGCAGGGCAGCGAAGGAGTCGAGAACATCATCGCCACCAGCATGGTGGAGGGCGACCTCGAGCAGCTGCTCGCCTGGCCCCAGACCAATCTCTGCACCGACGGCCAGCTCGACGGCCGGCATCCCAGGGGTTACGGCTCGTATCCGCGCGTGCTGGGCCGCTACGTGCGCGAGCGCAAGGCGCTCACACTCGAGCAGGCGGTCCGCAAAGCGACGGCGCTCGCCGCGGACCATGTAGGACTCCCCGACCGCGGACGGCTCGTCCCCGGGGCCTACGCCGATCTGGTGCTCTTCGACCCGGCGACCGTGGCCGACCGCGCGACGACCGACGAGCCGCACGCCGTCGCGACCGGCATCGAGCGCGTCTGGGTGAACGGCACGGCGGTTTTCGAGAACGGCAAGACGACCGGCGCTCGTCCCGGGCGCGCGCTGCGGCGAACGGCGGCGCCGGCTGCCGGCGCGGCCGTCCGGGGTGCCGAGCCATGA
- a CDS encoding DUF1611 domain-containing protein, giving the protein MTGTALVLTAGILAESNAKTAHGLLRGPSRFRLLGVVDDRHAGRDAGCVVDGRRRAIPCFATLVEALAALPEPPDWLIVGVAFHGGRMPETMRATVLEGVRRGIGAVNGLHQLLADDPEIAAAAAISGARLHDIRRTPKFAELRFWTGEALELEVPRVAVLGTDCALGKRTTATFLLEGLRQRGLTTELVTTGQTGWLQGHRFGFILDATPNDFVTGELERAVVACAREATPELILLEGQSALRNPSGPCGAELLLAGGATGVVLQHAPGREFFDGCEALGIRIPPVEDEVELIERYGVRVLGLALNGENLDAATLAGHAGRLHRSLGIPVAMPLVDRCEPLLEALTRFARSPAREAARSPTPPPTPETA; this is encoded by the coding sequence ATGACCGGGACCGCCCTCGTCCTCACTGCCGGCATTCTCGCCGAGAGCAACGCCAAGACTGCGCATGGGTTGCTGCGCGGTCCGTCCCGTTTCCGTCTCCTCGGCGTGGTGGACGACCGCCACGCCGGGCGGGACGCCGGCTGCGTGGTGGACGGGCGGAGGCGAGCGATCCCCTGCTTCGCGACGCTCGTCGAAGCGCTCGCGGCGCTTCCGGAACCTCCGGACTGGCTGATCGTCGGGGTCGCCTTCCACGGCGGCCGGATGCCGGAGACGATGCGAGCGACCGTTCTCGAAGGGGTCCGGCGCGGCATCGGCGCGGTGAACGGGCTGCACCAGCTGCTCGCCGACGACCCGGAGATCGCTGCCGCTGCCGCGATCTCCGGCGCCCGGCTGCACGACATCCGCCGGACGCCGAAGTTCGCCGAGCTCCGTTTCTGGACCGGCGAGGCGCTCGAGCTCGAGGTGCCGCGGGTGGCGGTTCTCGGGACCGATTGTGCGCTCGGCAAGCGCACCACGGCGACCTTCCTGCTCGAAGGCCTCCGCCAGCGCGGGCTCACGACGGAGCTCGTCACCACCGGGCAGACCGGCTGGCTGCAAGGGCACCGCTTCGGTTTCATTCTCGATGCGACGCCGAACGACTTCGTCACCGGCGAGCTCGAGCGCGCGGTCGTCGCGTGCGCGCGCGAAGCGACTCCCGAGCTGATCCTGCTCGAGGGCCAGTCGGCGTTGCGCAATCCGAGCGGACCCTGCGGCGCCGAGTTGCTGCTCGCGGGCGGTGCGACGGGCGTCGTCCTGCAGCATGCCCCGGGGCGCGAGTTCTTCGACGGCTGCGAAGCGCTCGGCATCCGCATCCCGCCGGTGGAAGACGAGGTCGAGCTCATCGAGCGCTACGGCGTCCGCGTCCTCGGGCTGGCCTTGAACGGCGAGAATCTCGATGCCGCGACGCTCGCCGGGCATGCCGGGCGTCTCCATCGCAGCCTCGGGATTCCGGTGGCGATGCCGCTCGTCGACCGCTGCGAACCGCTGCTCGAGGCCCTGACCCGGTTTGCGCGTTCGCCCGCACGGGAGGCGGCTCGATCGCCCACTCCACCGCCCACTCCGGAGACCGCATGA
- a CDS encoding YhbY family RNA-binding protein → MKPLSSSQRKRLRGLAHDLNPLVHLGKAGLTDAALAQIDKELADHELIKVRFLESGGAGGKAERDSRIDEIQNRLGCGAAGRVGHVAILYRPHADPGKRKVDPGK, encoded by the coding sequence ATGAAGCCACTCAGCTCCTCCCAAAGGAAGCGCCTCCGCGGCCTGGCGCACGACCTCAATCCGCTCGTCCACCTGGGCAAGGCCGGCCTGACCGACGCTGCCCTGGCACAGATCGACAAGGAGCTCGCCGACCACGAGCTCATCAAGGTGCGCTTTCTGGAGAGCGGCGGCGCCGGGGGAAAGGCGGAGAGGGACTCCCGGATCGACGAGATCCAGAACCGCTTGGGCTGCGGCGCGGCCGGCCGGGTCGGCCACGTCGCCATCCTCTACCGCCCACACGCCGACCCCGGCAAGCGCAAGGTCGATCCCGGCAAGTAG